In a single window of the Halobaculum lipolyticum genome:
- a CDS encoding HAD family hydrolase, which yields MYDAIVFDNDGVLVGRTHYDVLHEAAWDAFDALSVADPDPEHVESMVVGVSPRQVEEVCDTYDLTPREFWAMRDRTAFEAQRREVHAGNKRLYDDVDVLRDLAAPLGIVSSNQHETVEFLLDHFGVADLFDTAYGREPTVESLELKKPNSHYIDRALADLDADTALFVGDNESDIEAADNAGIDSAFIRRPHREDWDLSVTPTYDIDALADLRSICY from the coding sequence ATGTACGACGCTATCGTGTTCGACAACGACGGGGTCCTCGTGGGGCGCACCCACTACGACGTGCTCCACGAGGCCGCGTGGGACGCCTTCGACGCCCTCTCGGTGGCGGACCCCGACCCCGAGCACGTCGAGTCGATGGTCGTCGGCGTCTCCCCGCGACAGGTCGAGGAGGTGTGCGACACCTACGACCTCACCCCCCGCGAGTTCTGGGCGATGCGGGACCGCACGGCGTTCGAGGCCCAACGCCGCGAGGTCCACGCGGGCAACAAGCGCCTGTACGACGACGTCGACGTGCTCCGCGACCTCGCGGCCCCGCTCGGCATCGTCTCCTCGAACCAACACGAGACCGTCGAGTTCCTGCTGGACCACTTCGGCGTCGCGGACCTGTTCGACACCGCCTACGGCCGCGAGCCGACCGTCGAGAGCCTCGAACTCAAGAAGCCCAACAGCCACTACATCGACCGCGCGCTCGCGGACCTCGACGCCGACACCGCGCTGTTCGTCGGCGACAACGAGTCCGACATCGAGGCCGCCGACAACGCCGGCATCGACTCGGCGTTCATCCGCCGCCCCCACCGCGAGGACTGGGACCTCTCGGTCACCCCGACGTACGACATCGACGCCCTCGCCGACCTCCGGTCGATCTGTTACTGA
- a CDS encoding transcription factor S produces the protein MQFCDDCGSMMRTDDGVMVCASCGATADRDEERAAQFVSTEEQTDDDVIETEEGANFEGKPTSEDVICDDCGHTVAWYTIKQTGAADEPPTRFFKCKECGYRWREYN, from the coding sequence ATGCAGTTCTGTGACGACTGCGGCTCGATGATGCGCACCGACGACGGGGTGATGGTGTGCGCCTCCTGTGGCGCCACCGCCGACCGCGACGAGGAGCGCGCCGCACAGTTCGTCTCGACGGAGGAGCAGACGGACGACGACGTGATCGAGACCGAGGAGGGCGCCAACTTCGAGGGCAAACCCACCTCCGAGGACGTGATCTGCGACGACTGCGGGCACACCGTCGCGTGGTACACGATCAAACAGACCGGCGCCGCCGACGAACCGCCGACGCGCTTCTTCAAGTGCAAGGAGTGCGGGTATCGCTGGCGCGAGTACAACTGA
- a CDS encoding aldo/keto reductase has protein sequence MTFDLPSVGLGTMGLDGDDGAAAVATALDVGYRHLDTAQVYGNEATVGAGIARAGVARDDLLVATKTWVDRLAPDDVRPSTEASLDALGLDAVDLLYVHRPRGGYDPAGTLAAYDALVDDGLVDHVGVSNFAVEQLEEALDLLEAPLSAHQTEFHPLFRRPDLREHAVDNGYTLVAYSPLAGGRVRDLEPVRAVAEKHDTTPEAVSIAWVTGKKGVVAIPKASSETHLRANLAAADLDLDPADVARIDAIEREEELFPE, from the coding sequence GTGACGTTCGATCTCCCGTCCGTCGGGCTCGGCACGATGGGTCTCGACGGCGACGACGGCGCCGCCGCGGTCGCGACGGCGCTGGATGTGGGCTACCGACACCTCGACACCGCGCAGGTGTACGGCAACGAGGCGACCGTCGGCGCCGGTATCGCGCGCGCCGGCGTCGCCCGCGACGATCTCCTCGTCGCGACGAAGACGTGGGTCGACCGCCTCGCGCCCGACGACGTGCGCCCCTCGACCGAGGCGAGCCTGGACGCGCTCGGGCTGGACGCCGTCGACCTGCTGTACGTCCACCGCCCGAGGGGCGGCTACGATCCCGCCGGCACCCTCGCCGCGTACGACGCCCTCGTCGACGACGGACTGGTCGACCACGTCGGCGTCTCCAACTTCGCGGTCGAGCAGCTCGAGGAGGCGCTCGACCTGCTGGAGGCGCCGCTTTCGGCCCACCAGACGGAGTTCCACCCGCTGTTCCGCCGGCCCGACCTGCGCGAACACGCCGTCGACAACGGCTACACGCTGGTGGCGTACTCGCCGCTCGCCGGCGGTCGCGTGCGGGATCTAGAGCCGGTTCGCGCGGTCGCCGAGAAGCACGACACGACCCCAGAGGCGGTGAGCATCGCGTGGGTCACTGGCAAGAAGGGCGTGGTCGCGATCCCGAAGGCGTCGAGCGAGACGCACCTCCGGGCGAACCTCGCGGCGGCCGACCTCGACCTCGACCCGGCGGACGTGGCGCGCATCGACGCGATCGAACGGGAGGAGGAACTGTTCCCGGAGTGA
- a CDS encoding DUF7385 family protein, protein MSRLDLSDGFDVHDYRSKLKLLRQDAGSMSLANREGLGCPACGAEFDRLFVSDDDTVTFDAAPDGPICLARTDERLLVLTH, encoded by the coding sequence ATGAGTCGCCTCGACCTCTCCGACGGCTTCGACGTGCACGACTACCGGAGCAAGCTGAAGCTCCTCCGGCAGGACGCCGGGTCGATGTCGCTGGCGAACCGCGAGGGGCTGGGCTGTCCCGCCTGCGGCGCCGAGTTCGACCGGCTGTTCGTCAGCGACGACGACACCGTCACGTTCGACGCCGCGCCGGACGGGCCGATCTGTCTCGCCCGTACCGACGAGCGCCTGCTCGTGTTGACGCACTGA
- a CDS encoding beta-ribofuranosylaminobenzene 5'-phosphate synthase family protein, with amino-acid sequence MPEHADSPDPADRAPGAVTVASGARLHFGFGNLSLAHERLYGAVGVALDEPRVRLTVAPAETVASDHGAAEGYAGRACDLLGVPGALVTVESELPRHMGLGSGTQLALATLAGVAAAYGRDPAVREHAPALGRGGRSGVGVAAFETGGFVLDAGHPTGRFTTARPADGDWRVPAVAARHAVPDDWRFLLVVPDVGPGRSGDDEDSSIRRTVEDADPAVADRVAGVVQRRLLPAVAEGSAERFGEAVAEVGRLNGAWFADEQGGVYRPPVGDVVAALDEEPAVYGAGQSSWGPTVYGVTDAARADAARDAGERALAEPGVGGDVRVVAPRNRGADIDAVDD; translated from the coding sequence ATGCCGGAGCACGCCGACTCTCCCGACCCCGCCGACCGCGCCCCCGGCGCCGTCACGGTCGCGTCCGGCGCGCGCCTCCACTTCGGCTTCGGCAACCTCTCGCTGGCCCACGAGCGCCTGTACGGCGCCGTCGGCGTCGCGCTCGACGAGCCGCGCGTCCGCCTGACCGTCGCGCCCGCGGAGACGGTCGCGAGCGACCACGGCGCTGCCGAGGGGTACGCCGGCCGCGCGTGCGACCTGCTCGGCGTGCCCGGCGCGCTGGTGACGGTCGAGTCGGAACTCCCGCGGCACATGGGGCTGGGGAGCGGGACGCAACTGGCGCTGGCGACGCTGGCGGGGGTCGCGGCGGCGTACGGCCGCGACCCGGCGGTCCGCGAGCACGCGCCGGCGCTCGGGCGCGGCGGGCGGTCGGGGGTCGGCGTCGCGGCGTTCGAGACGGGCGGGTTCGTGCTCGACGCGGGGCACCCGACGGGGCGGTTCACGACCGCCCGCCCGGCCGACGGGGACTGGCGGGTGCCCGCCGTCGCGGCGCGCCACGCGGTCCCGGACGACTGGCGGTTCCTGCTCGTGGTTCCGGACGTGGGTCCCGGCCGCTCGGGCGACGACGAGGACTCGTCGATCCGGCGGACCGTGGAGGACGCCGACCCGGCGGTCGCCGACCGCGTGGCGGGCGTCGTCCAGCGGCGGCTCCTCCCCGCGGTCGCCGAGGGGAGCGCCGAGCGGTTCGGGGAGGCCGTCGCGGAGGTCGGGCGGCTCAACGGGGCGTGGTTCGCCGACGAGCAGGGCGGCGTCTACCGCCCGCCCGTCGGCGACGTGGTGGCCGCGCTCGACGAGGAACCCGCAGTGTACGGAGCCGGGCAGTCCTCGTGGGGACCGACGGTGTACGGCGTCACCGACGCCGCCCGCGCCGACGCCGCTCGCGACGCCGGCGAACGCGCGCTCGCCGAACCCGGCGTCGGCGGCGACGTGCGCGTCGTCGCCCCGCGAAACCGTGGGGCGGACATCGACGCCGTCGACGACTGA
- the msrB gene encoding peptide-methionine (R)-S-oxide reductase MsrB, whose product MSDSAEPTREDLPETDEEWRERLTDEEYRILRERGTEARFSGDHVDRKDDGVYKCAGCGTVVFESETKYDSGCGWPSFYAADESKVRLLDDDSHGMSRVEVRCSTCDGHLGHVFQDGPEPTGERFCINSVAIDFEGEA is encoded by the coding sequence ATGAGCGACTCCGCCGAGCCGACGCGCGAGGACCTGCCCGAGACCGACGAGGAGTGGCGCGAGCGGCTGACCGACGAGGAGTACCGGATCCTCCGCGAACGGGGCACCGAGGCGCGCTTCTCGGGCGACCACGTCGACCGCAAGGACGACGGCGTGTACAAGTGCGCCGGCTGTGGAACCGTCGTCTTCGAGTCGGAGACGAAGTACGACTCCGGCTGCGGGTGGCCCAGCTTCTACGCCGCCGACGAGTCGAAGGTGCGCCTCCTGGACGACGACAGTCACGGGATGAGCCGCGTCGAGGTGCGCTGTTCCACCTGCGACGGCCACCTCGGCCACGTGTTCCAGGACGGCCCCGAACCGACGGGCGAGCGCTTCTGCATCAACTCCGTCGCCATCGACTTCGAGGGCGAGGCGTAG
- a CDS encoding bacterio-opsin activator domain-containing protein: protein MQGNDPEERATGEPATADGVDEAFFARAVDALSDGALAVDGTGTVVYANPALGEALGRSVETVVGRPLSAVLPGGPVAADDPAARLAAGGPVALDGAVFDVAVREDGRRRWLSASFSAVEFAGEAVAVGFVRDAAEREAELARYKRIIETVDDGIYVLDRNFTITEVNEEVVSLTGYGREELVGEHASLLAGEDLLERAADASLELHDSDREAATIVSEIVTKDGETVPIETRFSLYPFADDSYGQLGVVRDISDRVQSERTLRALHDSTRGLLAVESRPGVTRLVVDTAVAVLDLSGAAIYLVDPDATALCPSAVAGGGGGLDESLAALEPDGSLPWRVFVEGEQAIVDADAGDGPGTGTGLPIDAGLCVPLGDHGVFVAAVDDTAAIDADTETLVGLLAASAEEALSRLDREHEVRRRDDRLERQNRRLRRLDELNTMIREIDQTLVEAQSIDEIGDAVCERVVASERFAFAWVGEPTPADGTVEPRSWAGADPRYLDDVAPATGDADEPAATAAATGTATVVADVGAGLGGEPWRKAALARGFRSAIAVPLSHDDIAHGVLAVYATRPDAFAELEAVFAELGETIANAMSAADTRRALLTDTRTVLGFRVDADDDVLGWFARTVGGPVEVEGVVPQADGAVRVFFHAADAEPAATRAAAAASLVVESLDAVARRGDDSLYEAVVVGPTVLTAVADRGAAIRTARASAEAVRFEVELPDGADVRRFVSALRSRHPDAELVSKTASERPARTSTEFRAEFQRRLTDRQREVLRVAYLRGFYEWPRESTAQEVADALDVSQPTVSRHLRACQRKLLGLLLDRERPGGLYS from the coding sequence ATGCAGGGGAACGACCCGGAGGAGCGAGCGACCGGGGAGCCGGCGACGGCCGACGGCGTCGACGAGGCCTTCTTCGCGCGGGCGGTGGACGCGCTCTCGGACGGCGCGCTCGCGGTCGACGGGACCGGGACGGTCGTGTACGCGAACCCGGCGCTGGGCGAGGCGCTCGGCCGGTCGGTCGAGACGGTCGTGGGGCGCCCGCTGTCGGCCGTGCTCCCGGGCGGCCCGGTCGCCGCCGACGACCCGGCGGCACGGCTCGCCGCCGGCGGGCCGGTCGCCCTCGACGGCGCCGTGTTCGACGTGGCCGTCCGCGAGGACGGCCGACGGCGGTGGCTCTCGGCGTCGTTCTCGGCCGTCGAGTTCGCCGGCGAGGCGGTCGCGGTCGGGTTCGTCCGCGACGCCGCCGAGCGCGAGGCGGAGTTGGCCCGCTACAAGCGGATCATCGAGACCGTCGACGACGGGATCTACGTGCTCGACCGGAACTTCACGATCACGGAGGTCAACGAGGAGGTCGTCTCGCTGACCGGCTACGGGCGCGAGGAACTCGTCGGCGAGCACGCGTCGCTGTTGGCCGGCGAGGACCTCCTCGAACGGGCGGCGGACGCGAGCCTCGAACTGCACGACAGCGACCGCGAGGCGGCGACGATCGTCTCGGAGATCGTCACGAAGGACGGCGAGACGGTGCCGATCGAGACGCGGTTCTCGCTGTACCCGTTCGCAGACGACAGCTACGGCCAATTGGGCGTGGTGCGCGACATCTCCGACCGGGTGCAGTCCGAACGGACGCTCCGGGCGCTCCACGACTCGACGCGGGGGCTGCTCGCCGTGGAGTCGCGTCCGGGCGTGACGCGACTCGTCGTCGACACGGCCGTCGCGGTGCTGGACCTGTCGGGCGCCGCGATCTACCTCGTCGACCCGGACGCGACCGCCCTCTGTCCCAGCGCCGTCGCGGGCGGCGGCGGCGGACTGGACGAGTCGCTGGCGGCGCTGGAGCCGGACGGCTCGCTCCCGTGGCGTGTGTTCGTCGAGGGCGAGCAGGCGATCGTCGACGCCGACGCCGGCGACGGGCCGGGGACGGGGACGGGACTGCCGATCGACGCCGGGCTGTGTGTCCCGCTCGGCGACCACGGGGTGTTCGTCGCGGCCGTCGACGACACGGCGGCGATCGACGCCGACACCGAGACGCTCGTCGGGCTGCTGGCCGCCAGCGCCGAGGAGGCGCTGTCGCGGCTCGACCGCGAGCACGAGGTGCGCAGACGCGACGACCGGCTCGAACGGCAGAACCGGCGGCTCCGGCGGCTCGACGAACTGAACACGATGATCCGGGAGATCGACCAGACGCTCGTGGAGGCGCAGTCGATCGACGAGATCGGCGACGCCGTCTGCGAGCGCGTCGTCGCCTCCGAGCGGTTCGCGTTCGCGTGGGTCGGCGAGCCGACCCCGGCCGACGGGACGGTCGAGCCGCGGTCGTGGGCCGGCGCCGATCCGCGCTACCTCGACGACGTCGCCCCCGCGACCGGCGACGCCGACGAACCGGCCGCGACCGCGGCGGCGACGGGCACGGCGACGGTCGTCGCGGACGTGGGCGCGGGGCTGGGCGGCGAGCCGTGGCGGAAGGCCGCGCTCGCTCGTGGGTTCCGCTCGGCGATCGCCGTCCCCCTCAGTCACGACGACATCGCCCACGGCGTGCTCGCGGTGTACGCCACCCGGCCGGACGCGTTCGCCGAGTTGGAGGCGGTGTTCGCGGAGTTGGGGGAGACGATCGCCAACGCGATGAGCGCCGCCGACACCAGGCGCGCGCTGTTGACGGACACCCGGACGGTGCTGGGGTTCCGGGTCGACGCCGACGACGACGTGCTCGGTTGGTTCGCTCGGACGGTCGGCGGGCCGGTCGAGGTCGAGGGCGTCGTGCCGCAGGCCGACGGCGCCGTCCGGGTGTTCTTCCACGCGGCCGACGCCGAGCCGGCGGCGACCCGCGCGGCCGCCGCGGCGTCGCTGGTCGTCGAGTCGCTCGACGCGGTCGCGCGCCGCGGGGACGACTCCCTGTACGAGGCTGTCGTCGTCGGCCCGACGGTGTTGACGGCCGTCGCCGACCGCGGCGCGGCGATCCGGACGGCCCGTGCGAGCGCCGAGGCGGTGCGCTTCGAGGTAGAACTGCCCGACGGCGCAGACGTCCGTCGGTTCGTCTCCGCGCTCCGCTCGCGCCACCCGGACGCCGAACTCGTCTCGAAGACCGCCAGCGAACGGCCCGCGCGCACGTCGACGGAGTTCCGCGCCGAGTTCCAGCGCCGGCTGACCGACCGGCAGCGGGAGGTGCTCCGCGTCGCGTACCTCCGCGGCTTCTACGAGTGGCCCCGCGAGAGCACCGCACAGGAGGTCGCGGACGCGCTCGACGTCTCCCAGCCGACCGTCAGCCGGCACCTCCGCGCGTGTCAACGCAAACTGCTCGGACTGCTGCTCGACCGGGAGCGCCCCGGGGGGCTATACTCATAG
- a CDS encoding HTR-like protein — protein sequence MDRIPFGVAQLDTVLGGGAPAGSVVLVAGESGAGAREFAYTSAAMNALARVDDDLFDLYYGDTADEATVPPEVHYLSFTTDRDYVERELRYTMADEIVDAAIEGIEVADLSPEYFQLSSIPREWYMGATSTIQDLGNAGNRDGVLSALGEYLSTNAAGNLVVIDSVTDLVGASGGEVEWSDVAMLVRGLGKAVHSWGGLLLALVNTDTIDDRQFGQLMDGSGGTLQFSWESGGSKRARTMVVREFRGVLSQLEAENIVRFETEIHDGGLDISDVRKIR from the coding sequence ATGGACCGGATCCCGTTCGGGGTCGCCCAACTCGACACCGTCCTCGGCGGCGGCGCGCCCGCGGGCAGCGTCGTCCTCGTCGCCGGCGAGTCCGGCGCGGGCGCCCGCGAGTTCGCCTACACCAGCGCCGCGATGAACGCTCTCGCCCGCGTCGACGACGACCTGTTCGACCTCTACTACGGCGACACGGCCGACGAGGCGACCGTCCCGCCGGAGGTCCACTACCTCTCGTTCACCACCGACCGCGACTACGTCGAGCGGGAACTGCGCTACACGATGGCCGACGAGATCGTCGACGCCGCGATCGAGGGCATCGAGGTGGCCGACCTCTCGCCGGAGTACTTCCAGCTCTCCTCCATCCCGCGCGAGTGGTACATGGGCGCCACGAGCACGATCCAGGACCTCGGCAACGCCGGGAACCGCGACGGCGTGCTGTCGGCGCTGGGGGAGTACCTCTCGACGAACGCCGCGGGCAACCTCGTCGTGATCGACTCCGTCACCGACCTCGTCGGCGCCTCCGGCGGCGAGGTGGAGTGGTCCGACGTCGCGATGCTCGTCCGCGGGCTGGGGAAGGCCGTCCACTCGTGGGGGGGACTGCTGCTCGCGCTCGTCAACACCGACACCATCGACGACCGCCAGTTCGGGCAGCTGATGGACGGCAGCGGCGGCACGCTCCAGTTCAGCTGGGAGTCGGGCGGCTCCAAGCGCGCCCGGACGATGGTCGTCCGGGAGTTCCGCGGCGTGCTCTCCCAGCTGGAGGCGGAGAACATCGTCCGCTTCGAGACCGAGATCCACGACGGCGGACTCGACATCAGCGACGTGCGCAAGATCCGGTGA
- a CDS encoding translation initiation factor IF-2 subunit beta translates to MNYADALDRAYDELPETPADAGDRLQVPDPEGQTDGAFTRLTNLSDIADALSRDPEHLHSAIQRQLGTNGQYEDGVARYNGSFSIADFDGAIDEYVAEFVTCSECGLPDTVLKTEDGVRMLRCQACGAFRPVQKRSSAASQHSQGPAIEEGKTYELEITGTGRKGDGVAEKGKFTVFVSGAQEGQTVQAYVHNISGNLAFARLT, encoded by the coding sequence ATGAACTACGCCGACGCACTCGACCGAGCATACGACGAGTTACCCGAGACGCCCGCCGACGCCGGCGACCGCCTGCAAGTGCCCGACCCCGAGGGGCAGACCGACGGGGCGTTCACCCGCCTGACGAACCTCTCGGACATCGCCGACGCGCTCTCCCGGGACCCCGAACACCTCCACAGCGCCATCCAGCGCCAGCTCGGGACGAACGGCCAGTACGAGGACGGCGTCGCCCGTTACAACGGCTCGTTCTCCATCGCGGACTTCGACGGCGCCATCGACGAGTACGTCGCCGAGTTCGTCACCTGCTCGGAGTGTGGTCTCCCCGACACCGTCCTCAAGACCGAGGACGGCGTCCGGATGCTCCGCTGTCAGGCGTGTGGTGCGTTCCGTCCCGTCCAGAAGCGCTCCTCGGCCGCCAGCCAGCACTCGCAGGGTCCGGCCATCGAGGAGGGGAAGACGTACGAGTTGGAGATCACCGGCACCGGCCGCAAGGGCGACGGCGTCGCCGAGAAGGGGAAGTTCACCGTCTTCGTCTCCGGCGCGCAGGAGGGCCAGACGGTCCAGGCGTACGTCCACAACATCTCGGGCAACCTCGCGTTCGCCCGCCTGACGTAA
- a CDS encoding D-2-hydroxyacid dehydrogenase produces MTDSDAPDPTLLFCHTVGPDRGADLRERLIDRGLPGDRVVAAATPAETDAHVADADGLVLGRLPDGLLDRADSLRWVQALSSGTDYLPLEDLRDRGVALANSAGVHAEPIGEQVLGYMLSFERDLHALARQQAERRWERREGGELRGKTVGVVGVGAIGTRVAELATAFGMDVWGVKRDLDTMPAAVDEARTPEDLHEVCLAADYLVLACPLTDETEGLIGGDELRLLGGDGVLVNVARGEVCDQDALVGALRSHLIRGAALDVFETEPLPADSRLWGLSNTIVTPHMAGSTPHKQERWADILATNYRAIADGDGSGLRNRVL; encoded by the coding sequence ATGACCGACAGCGACGCCCCCGACCCGACCCTGCTGTTCTGCCACACGGTCGGCCCAGACCGCGGCGCCGACCTCCGCGAGCGACTGATCGACCGCGGCCTCCCCGGCGACCGCGTCGTCGCCGCCGCCACGCCCGCCGAGACGGACGCCCACGTGGCCGACGCCGACGGCCTCGTCCTCGGCCGCCTCCCCGACGGCCTGCTCGACCGCGCGGACTCCCTGCGGTGGGTGCAGGCGCTCTCCTCGGGGACGGACTACCTCCCGCTCGAGGACCTCCGCGACCGTGGGGTCGCGCTCGCCAACTCCGCCGGCGTCCACGCCGAACCCATCGGCGAGCAGGTGCTCGGCTACATGCTCTCGTTCGAGCGCGACCTCCACGCGCTCGCCCGCCAGCAGGCCGAGCGCCGGTGGGAGCGCCGCGAGGGCGGCGAACTGCGCGGGAAGACGGTCGGCGTCGTCGGCGTCGGCGCCATCGGCACCCGGGTCGCCGAGTTGGCGACCGCCTTCGGCATGGACGTGTGGGGCGTGAAGCGCGACCTCGACACGATGCCCGCCGCCGTCGACGAGGCGCGCACGCCCGAGGACCTCCACGAGGTGTGTCTCGCGGCCGACTACCTCGTGCTCGCGTGCCCCCTCACCGACGAGACGGAGGGCCTGATCGGCGGCGACGAGTTGCGCCTGCTCGGCGGCGACGGCGTGCTCGTCAACGTCGCCCGCGGCGAGGTGTGCGATCAGGACGCGCTCGTCGGCGCGCTCCGGTCGCACCTGATCCGGGGCGCCGCCCTCGACGTGTTCGAGACGGAACCGCTCCCGGCGGACTCGCGGCTGTGGGGGCTGTCGAACACCATCGTCACGCCGCACATGGCCGGGAGCACGCCGCACAAGCAGGAGCGGTGGGCCGACATCCTCGCGACGAACTACCGGGCGATAGCCGACGGGGACGGATCCGGGCTTCGGAACCGCGTGCTGTAG
- a CDS encoding NAD(P)/FAD-dependent oxidoreductase, translating to MAHIGIVGAGLAGAGAAYALRDTDHDVTLVEKSRGVGGRAATRRKHGCRYDHGANYVKDGDDRTVELIRELGADGLVDVEEPVWTFGRDGEIEPSDRQESHKFTWEAGITQFAKRLLAATDAEVRTTVRAASVARDADTGTWTVTDTDGDDHGPFDRLLLTPPAPQTAALLAATAWDGDGGTLGALREAVEAVEFRTIRTLVLHYDFAVDVPWYAVVDVDKEHDVGWLAREECKDGHVPDGESLLVVQMGPEWSLAHYDDPLDEAAATVAGKAADLVGDDRLADPDWADDQGWRYALPDTGLDPSAGAVEAAREAGLHLAGDWVAGEGRAHRALWSGVEAGERIDGSL from the coding sequence ATGGCACACATCGGTATCGTCGGCGCCGGCCTCGCGGGCGCCGGCGCGGCGTACGCGCTGCGCGACACCGACCACGACGTGACGCTGGTGGAGAAGTCCCGCGGCGTCGGCGGCCGCGCGGCGACGCGCCGCAAGCACGGCTGCCGGTACGACCACGGCGCCAACTACGTGAAGGACGGCGACGACCGCACGGTCGAGTTGATCCGCGAGTTGGGTGCGGACGGACTCGTCGACGTCGAGGAGCCGGTGTGGACGTTCGGTCGCGACGGCGAGATCGAACCGAGCGACCGCCAGGAGAGCCACAAGTTCACGTGGGAAGCCGGGATCACGCAGTTCGCCAAGCGCCTACTCGCCGCGACCGACGCCGAGGTACGCACGACCGTCCGCGCGGCGTCGGTCGCGCGCGACGCCGACACCGGGACGTGGACCGTCACCGACACCGACGGCGACGACCACGGGCCGTTCGACCGCCTGCTGCTCACGCCGCCGGCGCCCCAGACCGCGGCCCTGCTGGCGGCGACGGCGTGGGACGGCGACGGGGGGACGCTCGGCGCGCTCCGCGAGGCGGTCGAGGCCGTCGAGTTCCGGACGATCCGGACGCTCGTGCTCCACTACGACTTCGCGGTCGACGTGCCGTGGTACGCGGTCGTCGACGTCGACAAGGAACACGACGTCGGGTGGCTCGCGCGCGAGGAGTGCAAGGACGGCCACGTCCCCGACGGCGAGAGCCTGCTGGTCGTCCAGATGGGTCCCGAGTGGTCGCTCGCGCACTACGACGACCCACTCGACGAGGCCGCGGCGACGGTGGCGGGGAAGGCGGCCGACCTCGTCGGCGACGACCGGCTCGCCGACCCCGACTGGGCGGACGACCAGGGGTGGCGCTACGCGCTCCCCGACACGGGACTCGACCCCAGTGCCGGAGCGGTCGAGGCCGCCCGCGAGGCCGGACTCCACCTCGCCGGCGACTGGGTCGCGGGAGAGGGGCGCGCCCACCGGGCGCTGTGGAGCGGCGTCGAGGCGGGCGAGCGCATCGACGGCTCGCTGTAG
- a CDS encoding CopG family transcriptional regulator, producing MTGEQVGGLPDALGEWVDARAGETGRSPEEVVARAVALARLLEEHDDALSEPESLDGAAALGDDAADRLADLDDRVAALDAELDEKIDDVRSRVIQVKREADAKADADHDHPDLRETAESAAAAAAEVDALRADVEDVEGTVETGFANYEEVLEYLTDAADDHDAKLSTVATVLADLRTRLSRVEAHDARRRAAAELQAEANRLGLASAACGACASKVRLGLLSTPECPHCGEPLASVEPASGFFGTATLAVGGRPALSGETAEETDPEDLFEDA from the coding sequence ATGACCGGTGAGCAGGTCGGGGGACTGCCGGACGCGCTCGGGGAGTGGGTCGACGCTCGCGCCGGCGAGACCGGGCGATCGCCCGAGGAGGTCGTCGCACGAGCGGTGGCGCTGGCGCGACTGCTCGAGGAACACGACGACGCCCTCTCGGAGCCGGAGTCGCTCGACGGCGCGGCCGCGCTCGGCGACGACGCCGCCGACCGGCTCGCGGACCTCGACGACCGTGTCGCCGCGTTGGACGCCGAGTTGGACGAGAAGATCGACGACGTGCGGTCGCGCGTGATCCAGGTGAAGCGCGAGGCGGACGCGAAAGCGGACGCCGACCACGACCACCCCGACCTGCGCGAGACGGCCGAGTCCGCGGCGGCGGCCGCCGCCGAGGTCGACGCGCTCCGGGCGGACGTCGAGGACGTGGAGGGGACGGTCGAGACCGGCTTCGCCAACTACGAGGAGGTGTTGGAGTACCTCACCGACGCCGCCGACGACCACGACGCGAAGCTGTCGACGGTCGCGACGGTGCTGGCGGACCTCCGGACCCGCCTCTCCCGCGTGGAGGCCCACGACGCCCGCCGGCGGGCCGCCGCCGAACTGCAGGCCGAGGCGAACCGTCTCGGCCTCGCCAGCGCGGCCTGCGGCGCCTGCGCCTCGAAGGTGCGGCTGGGCCTGCTCTCGACGCCCGAGTGTCCCCACTGTGGCGAACCACTCGCGTCCGTCGAACCCGCCTCGGGGTTCTTCGGCACGGCGACGCTCGCGGTCGGGGGCCGCCCCGCGCTCTCGGGCGAGACGGCCGAGGAGACCGACCCCGAAGACCTGTTCGAGGACGCGTAA